In a single window of the Halobaculum lipolyticum genome:
- a CDS encoding PGF-pre-PGF domain-containing protein, whose amino-acid sequence MSSRVTRSAIVAATLVVAVAVASAGVVVQAAGGGTPEITGYDVTNPSGSTIEVTFQSNETLDVISVGIDQETDFLRALDETDFAASGTGPYTYTATFTVASDGNFTADLSDARDADGNDGADTGSFQGSTTVDTTSPTITDVAVSDDTNTDGVVAAGDTIRVRVEATDATSNVSTVTANLSAFGLGAAEQVALDAGTVYEETYVVPDAPGPDGTYTVAVNATDDASPSNTAQTTGGTLELDTTPPALSDPVLENATSPGDSVADDSQIRVAVNATDAANEVATVEADLSAFGVDGGNVTLSQVGSTEVYEWTGAVDEAAANADGNYSVQVVATDNVTNADTVDTPDLWLNTDPDLSGFAVVPATGQEVTVSFTSSEPLGDSPDAIGVELTGAASISLDADDFAESGSGPYTYEATTDLGTDGTVTATLESAEDPTGRDGAAAETDDATVDTTPPAVGPVVLVDDTDGDGVVAAGDTVRVEAPATDATSTVSSVTADLTALGIGPGDRTLTYNASAGAYDRTVTVEADATEGAVSAAVTATDSEGLSNTTTGGAVTVDTTAPAVSAVTVVDGDGDGSVVEGEAVTVTATVTDAHLNASSVTADLSAYGAGVVTLTDGDGDDVFDWTTNAGSGGTEGAPTVVVDAVDDPGNAGSDSTGGPVYDAGPPDVASATLTDETDGNGAVGDDDEVSVAVELADATGVASVTANATDFGAGTVALADSGGGVWEGTFTVDRTTAAGDGDYPVAVNATDDEGQSVSVDSTTLSLDSTAPTIDSVSLTDAADGDAVVADGGTLRVVADVTDAGGVSTVEANLTAFGAGAAVPLAYNATLGAYDATAPVDADAAGAAGAGDHTAVVTAVDGETNEATATTGTVTVDAAAPTVDGVVVADGDGDGRVADDESITVTATVSDVGTGVDGVTADLSAFGAGAAVDLAAVGGGDYEATVAVDADAAGADGSASVPVTATDGAGLTDADATQSLVLDTTAPAVSGVGIADATDGDGVVVDGDEITVTATVTDASGVDGVTADLSAFGADAAVDLAAVGGGDYEATVTVDASGTTDGSFAGSVTATDSEGLSAGAVPPSTLRLDTTPPAVSGVSLVDDTDGDGVVSDGDTVRVTATITDATAVATATVNLSAFGAGTPSLVHQSGDTYAATGTVNRTAAAGQGSHDATITVDDGLGHETVATSGDLTIDTPPTVEAFDLTADDGDLAVDLRISEQLAALTVSIDGPNATTLTLADGDFGESSLGNGSYAYSASWSPAATGDYAATVAVAADANGKDGADGQLAAASTATNESTSSDDGDGGDTETVTDTVYVTREVEVAVNDTDTDADGSDGSPDDGPSVRVNATANATATVAVDDATPDRPVSAGLDARTANRSLVVRGLETSANASAYDLDVAVSTAPPAALTDAANGSDGAAGGEESAGSNGTAAPAVPTDDVLGYVTVGHSVPDERIDYAVFSFDVPTDRLADRGVAPGEVRLFRLHDGAWQSLETVHVATRDGVHEFRAVSPGFSVFAVGREAGGRPAVVATSLDRGRVVDDGVLGVSVTLHNDRPYPASRTLRLSVGGELVATRTVAVEANTTRIVRFERSVDADAAAAPDRLRVAVDGDVVGTVALSTTTPTATPTATPTATTTATTTPDGGLGGRLPVPLHSPPVVVLGVGCVAVLGVGLVRYRRQ is encoded by the coding sequence ATGTCTTCCCGGGTGACGCGTTCGGCCATCGTGGCCGCGACGCTCGTCGTTGCAGTGGCGGTCGCGAGCGCCGGCGTGGTCGTCCAAGCGGCGGGGGGCGGAACCCCCGAGATCACCGGGTACGACGTGACGAACCCCTCGGGGTCGACGATCGAGGTGACGTTCCAGAGCAACGAGACGCTCGACGTGATCAGCGTCGGCATCGACCAGGAGACCGACTTCCTCCGCGCGCTCGACGAGACCGACTTCGCCGCGTCCGGAACCGGACCGTACACGTACACGGCGACGTTCACGGTCGCGTCGGACGGCAACTTCACCGCGGACCTCTCCGACGCGCGCGACGCCGACGGCAACGACGGTGCCGACACCGGCAGCTTCCAGGGGAGCACGACCGTCGACACCACCTCGCCCACGATCACCGACGTCGCCGTCTCCGACGACACGAACACCGACGGCGTCGTCGCCGCCGGCGACACGATCCGCGTCCGGGTGGAGGCGACGGACGCGACCTCGAACGTCTCGACGGTGACCGCGAACCTCTCGGCGTTCGGACTCGGCGCCGCCGAGCAAGTCGCCCTCGACGCCGGCACGGTGTACGAGGAGACGTACGTCGTGCCGGACGCCCCCGGACCGGACGGCACGTACACCGTCGCGGTGAACGCAACCGACGACGCCTCGCCGTCGAACACGGCACAGACGACCGGGGGGACGCTGGAACTGGACACGACGCCGCCGGCCCTGAGCGACCCCGTGTTGGAGAACGCCACCTCGCCCGGTGACTCCGTCGCCGACGACAGCCAGATCCGGGTGGCGGTGAACGCCACCGACGCGGCCAACGAGGTCGCCACCGTCGAGGCCGACCTCTCCGCGTTCGGCGTCGACGGCGGCAACGTCACGCTGTCGCAGGTCGGCTCGACCGAAGTGTACGAGTGGACCGGCGCCGTCGACGAGGCCGCCGCGAACGCCGACGGCAACTACAGCGTGCAGGTCGTCGCGACGGACAACGTCACCAACGCCGACACCGTCGACACCCCCGACCTGTGGCTGAACACCGACCCGGACCTGTCCGGCTTCGCCGTGGTCCCGGCGACCGGACAGGAGGTGACCGTCTCGTTCACCAGCAGCGAACCGCTCGGCGACTCGCCCGACGCGATCGGGGTCGAGCTGACCGGCGCCGCGTCGATCAGCCTCGACGCCGACGACTTCGCCGAGTCCGGCTCCGGTCCATACACGTACGAGGCGACGACGGACCTGGGAACCGACGGCACCGTCACCGCGACGCTGGAGTCGGCCGAAGACCCGACCGGTCGCGACGGCGCGGCCGCCGAGACCGACGACGCGACCGTCGACACGACCCCGCCGGCGGTCGGTCCCGTCGTCCTCGTCGACGACACGGACGGCGACGGGGTCGTCGCCGCCGGCGACACGGTCCGGGTCGAGGCGCCCGCGACCGACGCCACCTCGACCGTCTCGTCGGTGACGGCGGACCTGACGGCGTTGGGGATCGGTCCCGGCGACCGGACGCTCACGTACAACGCCTCCGCCGGCGCCTACGACCGGACGGTCACCGTGGAAGCGGACGCCACTGAGGGAGCAGTGTCTGCGGCCGTGACGGCGACGGACTCCGAGGGCCTGTCGAACACCACGACCGGCGGCGCGGTCACGGTCGACACGACGGCGCCGGCGGTGTCGGCCGTCACGGTCGTCGACGGCGACGGCGACGGGTCGGTCGTCGAGGGGGAGGCCGTCACCGTGACGGCGACCGTCACCGACGCTCACCTGAACGCTTCCTCGGTGACGGCCGACCTGTCGGCGTACGGCGCGGGCGTCGTCACCCTCACCGACGGCGACGGCGACGACGTGTTCGACTGGACGACGAACGCGGGGTCGGGCGGCACCGAAGGGGCGCCGACAGTCGTCGTCGACGCGGTCGACGACCCCGGCAACGCGGGGAGCGACTCGACCGGCGGGCCCGTGTACGACGCCGGCCCGCCCGACGTGGCGAGCGCGACGCTCACCGACGAGACGGACGGCAACGGCGCGGTCGGCGACGACGACGAGGTCAGCGTCGCCGTCGAACTCGCGGACGCCACCGGCGTCGCGTCGGTCACCGCGAACGCGACGGACTTCGGCGCGGGGACGGTCGCACTCGCCGACAGCGGGGGCGGCGTCTGGGAGGGCACCTTCACCGTCGACCGGACGACGGCCGCCGGCGACGGCGACTACCCGGTCGCGGTGAACGCGACCGACGACGAGGGGCAGTCCGTCTCGGTCGACTCGACCACCCTCAGCCTCGACAGCACGGCCCCGACGATCGACTCGGTGTCGCTGACCGACGCCGCCGACGGCGACGCGGTCGTCGCCGACGGAGGGACGCTGCGCGTCGTCGCCGACGTGACCGACGCCGGCGGCGTCTCGACGGTCGAGGCGAACCTCACGGCGTTCGGCGCCGGCGCCGCCGTCCCGCTCGCGTACAACGCGACGCTGGGTGCCTACGACGCGACCGCCCCGGTCGACGCCGACGCCGCGGGCGCCGCCGGGGCGGGCGACCACACGGCCGTCGTGACCGCCGTCGACGGCGAGACGAACGAGGCGACCGCGACGACCGGGACCGTCACCGTCGACGCGGCGGCTCCGACCGTGGACGGCGTCGTCGTCGCGGACGGCGACGGCGACGGGCGCGTCGCCGACGACGAGTCGATCACGGTCACGGCGACGGTCAGCGACGTGGGAACCGGCGTCGACGGCGTGACGGCGGACCTGTCGGCGTTCGGCGCCGGCGCGGCCGTCGACCTCGCCGCCGTCGGCGGGGGAGACTACGAGGCGACCGTCGCCGTCGACGCCGACGCCGCGGGCGCCGACGGGAGCGCGTCGGTGCCGGTGACCGCCACGGACGGGGCGGGACTGACGGACGCGGACGCCACCCAGTCGCTCGTGCTCGACACGACGGCGCCGGCGGTGTCGGGCGTCGGGATCGCCGACGCCACCGACGGCGACGGGGTCGTCGTCGACGGCGACGAGATAACCGTGACCGCGACCGTCACCGACGCGAGCGGCGTCGACGGCGTGACGGCGGACCTGTCGGCGTTCGGCGCCGACGCCGCCGTCGACCTCGCCGCCGTCGGCGGCGGGGACTACGAGGCGACCGTCACGGTCGACGCGAGCGGGACGACCGACGGCTCGTTCGCCGGGTCGGTCACGGCGACGGACTCGGAGGGGCTGTCAGCGGGCGCCGTCCCGCCGTCGACGCTGCGCCTCGACACGACGCCGCCGGCGGTGTCGGGCGTGTCGCTCGTCGACGACACGGACGGCGACGGCGTCGTCAGCGACGGCGACACGGTCCGGGTGACCGCGACGATCACCGACGCCACCGCCGTCGCGACCGCCACCGTGAACCTCTCGGCGTTCGGCGCGGGCACCCCGTCGCTCGTCCACCAGTCGGGCGACACGTACGCCGCGACCGGGACGGTGAACCGCACGGCCGCCGCCGGGCAGGGGAGCCACGACGCGACCATCACCGTCGACGACGGACTCGGCCACGAGACCGTCGCGACGAGCGGCGATCTCACCATCGACACCCCGCCGACGGTGGAGGCGTTCGACCTGACGGCCGACGACGGCGACCTCGCCGTCGACCTGCGGATCAGCGAACAACTCGCCGCGCTGACGGTGTCGATAGACGGCCCGAACGCGACGACGCTGACGCTGGCCGACGGCGACTTCGGGGAGTCTTCCCTCGGAAACGGCTCGTACGCCTACTCGGCCTCGTGGTCGCCCGCCGCGACGGGCGACTACGCGGCGACCGTCGCCGTCGCCGCCGACGCGAACGGGAAAGACGGGGCGGACGGCCAGCTCGCGGCGGCCAGCACGGCGACCAACGAGTCGACGTCGAGCGACGACGGCGACGGCGGCGACACGGAGACCGTCACCGACACGGTGTACGTCACCCGCGAGGTAGAGGTGGCGGTGAACGACACGGACACCGACGCGGACGGCTCGGACGGGTCGCCGGACGACGGACCGTCGGTGAGGGTGAACGCGACCGCGAACGCGACGGCGACGGTCGCCGTCGACGACGCGACCCCGGATCGACCCGTGAGCGCCGGACTCGACGCCCGGACGGCGAACCGGTCGCTCGTCGTCCGCGGCCTGGAGACGTCGGCGAACGCGTCGGCGTACGACCTCGACGTCGCCGTGTCGACCGCCCCGCCGGCCGCGTTGACCGACGCCGCGAACGGGAGCGATGGGGCGGCCGGCGGCGAGGAGTCGGCCGGCTCGAACGGCACCGCCGCGCCCGCGGTGCCGACCGACGACGTGCTCGGCTACGTGACGGTCGGCCACTCGGTGCCGGACGAACGCATCGACTACGCGGTGTTCTCCTTCGACGTGCCGACCGACCGCCTCGCCGACCGCGGGGTCGCGCCCGGGGAGGTCCGGCTGTTCCGCCTCCACGACGGCGCGTGGCAGTCGCTGGAGACCGTCCACGTCGCGACGCGCGACGGCGTCCACGAGTTCCGGGCGGTGTCGCCCGGCTTCTCCGTGTTCGCGGTCGGGCGCGAGGCCGGCGGTCGCCCGGCGGTCGTCGCGACGAGCCTCGACCGCGGTCGCGTCGTCGACGACGGCGTTCTCGGCGTCTCCGTCACGCTACACAACGACCGGCCGTACCCCGCCTCGCGGACGCTGCGGCTCTCGGTCGGCGGGGAACTCGTCGCGACGCGCACCGTCGCGGTCGAGGCGAACACGACCCGGATCGTCCGCTTCGAACGGTCGGTCGACGCGGACGCCGCGGCCGCGCCCGACCGGCTCCGCGTCGCCGTCGACGGCGACGTCGTCGGGACAGTGGCGCTGTCGACGACGACGCCGACCGCGACGCCGACGGCCACGCCGACCGCCACGACGACCGCCACAACGACGCCCGACGGCGGCTTGGGGGGGAGGCTCCCGGTGCCGCTGCACTCGCCGCCGGTCGTCGTGCTCGGAGTGGGCTGTGTGGCGGTCCTCGGCGTCGGGCTGGTGCGCTACAGACGGCAGTGA
- a CDS encoding S9 family peptidase codes for MYRRDLRDTDADDLLAAMATADAAVQAAPGPDGDRVAYAKAREGQIDLWLWDGETDTRLTSAGVLAMRYGRGDPAWVDWHPDGDELAFLSADGDVSTVDVETGEIETLTGYDEPDLGLAYTPDGDALAVVTDRFSRASLALVAADGSRVEALADDEFLYGDPAVGADGTVYATRAPHRSLFDFEADLVAVDRDDAGRGTGVREVVAADGVRVQNVRPRPDSTEVAFVHDESGFDAVSVVDGAATDADPEELYAVAGAEVADPSWSPSGKTLAVTVTENARANVHVVDRDGFADELTDDDAFHTAPRWRDGDVLAVRDTPHEPPTVWNVSEDEQVTPSAAPDFGARVPTPETISYESAGEEIQAVVYPPAADADPESVPVVVKAHGGPTSFDRFRFDYRAAYVAALGYCVILPNYRGSDGYGRAFRMANDGDWGGGDLEDVVGAADAAADAYDAVDGERAAIYGGSGGGLMTVNALGTADRFACGAAFYGVYDYETFLDDTDDVGWQLMKRELGDVATDLDNYREASPIRHVPDVEDPLLVLHGEEDARVPISQSEQLCEELDKHCKRYEFRRYDGEPHGFGQREHVVDAYTRVADLFAKYLDVDPDDGGSRPHPTDEPDRTSN; via the coding sequence GTGTACCGACGAGACCTCCGCGACACCGACGCCGACGACCTGCTCGCGGCGATGGCGACCGCCGACGCGGCCGTCCAAGCGGCCCCCGGTCCCGACGGCGACCGCGTCGCCTACGCGAAGGCCCGCGAGGGACAGATCGACCTGTGGCTGTGGGACGGCGAGACCGACACCCGCCTGACGAGCGCGGGCGTGCTGGCGATGCGCTACGGCCGCGGCGACCCCGCGTGGGTCGACTGGCACCCCGACGGCGACGAACTGGCGTTCCTCTCGGCCGACGGCGACGTGTCGACGGTCGACGTCGAGACGGGGGAGATCGAGACGCTCACGGGGTACGACGAGCCGGATCTGGGACTGGCGTACACGCCCGACGGCGACGCGCTCGCGGTCGTCACCGACCGCTTCTCGCGGGCGTCGCTGGCGCTGGTCGCAGCCGACGGCTCGCGGGTCGAGGCGCTGGCGGACGACGAGTTCCTGTACGGCGACCCGGCGGTCGGCGCCGACGGCACCGTGTACGCGACCCGCGCGCCCCACCGGAGCCTGTTCGACTTCGAGGCCGACCTCGTCGCCGTCGACCGCGACGACGCCGGCCGCGGGACGGGCGTGCGCGAGGTGGTCGCCGCCGACGGCGTCCGGGTCCAGAACGTCCGCCCGCGCCCCGACTCGACTGAGGTGGCGTTCGTCCACGACGAGTCGGGTTTCGACGCGGTGAGCGTCGTCGACGGCGCGGCGACGGACGCCGACCCCGAGGAGCTGTACGCCGTCGCCGGCGCCGAGGTGGCGGACCCGTCGTGGTCGCCCTCGGGGAAGACGCTCGCGGTCACGGTCACCGAGAACGCCCGCGCGAACGTCCACGTCGTCGACCGCGACGGCTTCGCCGACGAACTGACCGACGACGACGCGTTCCACACCGCGCCCCGGTGGCGCGACGGCGACGTGCTCGCGGTGCGCGACACGCCCCACGAGCCGCCGACGGTGTGGAACGTCAGCGAGGACGAACAGGTGACCCCGAGCGCCGCTCCCGACTTCGGGGCGCGCGTCCCGACGCCCGAGACGATCAGCTACGAGTCCGCGGGCGAGGAGATCCAGGCGGTCGTCTACCCGCCCGCCGCCGACGCCGACCCCGAGTCGGTGCCGGTCGTCGTGAAGGCCCACGGCGGTCCCACGTCGTTCGACCGCTTCCGGTTCGACTACCGCGCGGCGTACGTCGCGGCGCTGGGGTACTGCGTGATCCTCCCGAACTACCGCGGCAGCGACGGCTACGGCCGCGCGTTCCGCATGGCCAACGACGGCGACTGGGGCGGCGGCGACCTGGAGGACGTGGTCGGCGCCGCCGACGCCGCGGCCGACGCGTACGACGCCGTCGACGGCGAGCGCGCGGCCATCTACGGCGGCTCCGGCGGCGGCCTGATGACGGTGAACGCGCTCGGCACCGCCGACCGCTTCGCCTGCGGCGCGGCGTTCTACGGCGTGTACGACTACGAGACGTTCCTCGACGACACCGACGACGTCGGCTGGCAGCTGATGAAACGCGAACTGGGCGACGTGGCGACGGACCTCGACAACTACCGCGAGGCGTCGCCGATCCGCCACGTCCCGGACGTCGAGGACCCGCTGCTCGTGCTCCACGGCGAGGAGGACGCGCGCGTCCCGATCAGCCAGTCCGAACAGCTGTGCGAGGAGTTGGACAAGCACTGCAAGCGGTACGAGTTCCGCCGCTACGACGGCGAACCGCACGGGTTCGGACAGCGCGAGCACGTCGTCGACGCGTACACACGGGTGGCGGACCTGTTCGCGAAGTACCTCGACGTCGACCCCGACGACGGGGGTAGCCGACCGCACCCGACCGACGAGCCGGACCGCACCTCGAACTGA
- a CDS encoding DNA polymerase domain-containing protein, protein MTVAVEFVDGEAVVWERPDGWAGEGGRGDAGRGEADPSTAGPRAVPRRDPDYEPGFLVAGPSRARARLADWLAGDDRVTGVATVRRYRSLADREGDRLLRVRVRDPDAVRPVARRVRRGFERAHLSPGALRLYDVDLDPTARYCLDTGTPPVPDDAPDGLATLRVDLPEDAIAAGDASALRVDGERVAGAGDERDAVEALRGALARRDPDALVVSSAALLPLVADRADALGAAFRWGRHPERRVRQVAGANSYESYGRVGFSPARYVVPGRAVVDRAGSFLWGDGGLPGLVYLARRSRRPLQAAARASIGGILTSMQVFHARGRGVHAPWRPWEPERFKPLATLHDADRGGLTLSPEVGVHEDVVEVDFASLYPAVIRAHNVSPETVRCDCCGDGDPGTTTVPGLGYRLCRREGFLPGVLARLLDDRADAKRVVADGTPGVVGRDVVAPAAAGRIADAIKWVLVSCFGYQGYRNAKFGRIECHEAINAYAREALLDAKDAFEAGGWRVAHAIVDSVWVTPADRTADPTPASDLAAAVSDAVGVPLELEARYDWVCFVPKRDSRAGALTKYFGRRADGGYRVRGIECRQHSTTAFVADAQREMVRALCGEAVEGSDASEAGDDGDGVERGDGDGVDGDERGDPADADGSLVDDPPAAACRVLARRLRALRSGDVDPADLVIRTRASKDPAAYTRDTLTAAALARYERAGVDRAAGQSLAYVVTDDGARGAGRVRLAFEEPDGYDAAVYRERLLRAAASVVSPFGWDRDDVTAFLGDGRDARLSTF, encoded by the coding sequence GTGACCGTCGCCGTCGAGTTCGTCGACGGCGAGGCGGTCGTCTGGGAGCGCCCCGACGGGTGGGCGGGCGAGGGCGGTCGCGGGGACGCCGGTCGCGGGGAGGCCGACCCGTCGACCGCCGGCCCGCGCGCCGTCCCCCGTCGCGACCCCGACTACGAGCCGGGGTTCCTCGTCGCCGGTCCCTCGCGTGCCCGGGCGCGACTGGCCGACTGGCTCGCGGGCGACGACCGCGTGACGGGGGTCGCCACCGTCCGCCGGTACCGGTCGCTGGCGGACCGCGAGGGCGACCGCCTGCTCCGCGTCCGCGTCCGCGACCCCGACGCGGTCCGGCCCGTCGCGCGCCGCGTGCGCCGCGGGTTCGAGCGCGCGCACCTGTCGCCGGGTGCGCTGCGGCTGTACGACGTGGACCTCGACCCGACGGCGCGCTACTGCCTCGACACCGGGACGCCGCCGGTGCCCGACGACGCCCCCGACGGGCTGGCGACGCTCCGGGTCGACCTCCCGGAGGACGCCATCGCCGCGGGCGACGCGAGCGCGCTCCGGGTCGACGGCGAGCGCGTCGCCGGCGCCGGCGACGAACGGGACGCCGTCGAGGCGCTACGCGGGGCGCTCGCCCGCCGCGACCCCGACGCGCTCGTCGTGTCGAGCGCCGCCCTCCTCCCGCTGGTGGCCGACCGCGCCGACGCCCTCGGGGCGGCGTTCCGGTGGGGCCGCCACCCCGAGCGCCGGGTCCGGCAGGTCGCCGGGGCGAACAGCTACGAGAGCTACGGGCGGGTGGGGTTCTCGCCGGCGCGGTACGTCGTCCCCGGTCGGGCGGTCGTCGACCGCGCGGGCAGCTTCCTGTGGGGCGACGGCGGACTGCCGGGACTCGTCTACCTCGCGCGGCGCTCGCGGCGGCCGTTGCAGGCGGCCGCCCGCGCCAGCATCGGTGGGATCCTCACGTCGATGCAGGTGTTCCACGCCCGCGGCCGCGGGGTCCACGCGCCGTGGCGGCCGTGGGAGCCGGAGCGGTTCAAGCCGCTCGCGACGCTGCACGACGCCGACCGCGGCGGTCTCACGCTGTCGCCCGAGGTCGGCGTCCACGAGGACGTCGTCGAGGTGGACTTCGCGTCGCTGTACCCGGCGGTCATCCGGGCGCACAACGTCAGCCCCGAGACGGTGCGCTGTGACTGCTGCGGGGACGGCGACCCCGGCACGACGACCGTGCCCGGACTCGGCTACCGGCTGTGTCGCCGCGAGGGGTTCCTCCCGGGCGTGCTCGCGCGCCTCCTCGACGACCGGGCCGACGCCAAGCGCGTCGTCGCCGACGGGACCCCGGGCGTCGTCGGCCGCGACGTCGTCGCCCCCGCGGCGGCCGGTCGGATCGCCGACGCGATCAAGTGGGTGCTCGTCTCCTGTTTCGGCTATCAGGGGTACCGCAACGCGAAGTTCGGGCGCATCGAGTGCCACGAGGCGATCAACGCCTACGCCCGCGAGGCGCTGCTCGACGCGAAGGACGCCTTCGAGGCGGGCGGCTGGCGCGTCGCCCACGCCATCGTCGACAGCGTGTGGGTGACGCCGGCCGACAGAACCGCCGATCCGACGCCCGCGAGCGACCTCGCCGCCGCGGTGAGCGACGCCGTCGGCGTCCCGCTGGAGCTGGAAGCGCGCTACGACTGGGTGTGTTTCGTCCCCAAACGCGACTCCCGGGCGGGCGCGCTCACCAAGTACTTCGGCCGCCGCGCCGACGGCGGCTACCGCGTCCGCGGCATCGAGTGTCGCCAGCACTCCACGACCGCGTTCGTCGCCGACGCCCAACGCGAGATGGTGCGGGCGCTGTGTGGCGAGGCTGTCGAGGGGAGCGACGCGAGCGAGGCGGGCGACGACGGCGACGGCGTCGAGAGGGGTGACGGAGACGGTGTCGACGGCGACGAGCGCGGCGACCCCGCGGACGCCGACGGCTCGCTCGTCGACGACCCCCCGGCGGCCGCCTGCCGGGTCCTCGCGCGCCGCCTCCGTGCCCTCCGGTCGGGCGACGTCGACCCCGCGGACCTGGTGATCCGGACGCGCGCGTCGAAGGACCCGGCGGCGTACACGCGCGACACGCTGACGGCGGCGGCGCTCGCCCGCTACGAGCGCGCCGGCGTCGACCGCGCGGCCGGCCAGTCGCTCGCGTACGTCGTGACCGACGACGGCGCCCGCGGCGCCGGCCGGGTGCGCCTCGCGTTCGAGGAGCCGGACGGGTACGACGCGGCCGTCTACCGCGAGCGCCTGTTGCGGGCGGCCGCGAGCGTCGTCTCGCCGTTCGGCTGGGACCGCGACGACGTGACGGCGTTCCTCGGCGACGGGCGGGACGCGCGGCTGTCGACGTTCTGA
- a CDS encoding translation initiation factor: protein MTDSDDPFAGIPDDLTADLDRAQQVLSIRVERRTYNKPVTVIEGFDPEAVDMKALGTEIKRAMGAGGTVDGGTIEVQGDHEERVRDLLVERGFEIA from the coding sequence GTGACCGACAGCGACGATCCCTTCGCCGGGATCCCGGACGACCTGACCGCCGACCTCGACCGCGCCCAGCAGGTGCTCTCGATCCGCGTCGAGCGGCGCACGTACAACAAGCCCGTCACCGTGATCGAGGGGTTCGACCCCGAGGCGGTCGACATGAAGGCGCTCGGCACCGAGATCAAGCGGGCCATGGGCGCCGGCGGCACCGTCGACGGCGGGACCATCGAGGTGCAGGGCGACCACGAGGAGCGCGTGCGCGATCTCCTCGTCGAACGCGGCTTCGAGATCGCGTAA
- a CDS encoding DUF63 family protein: protein MHPLSPAFPTPLVLPAGFGLPPLPYLLALALALAGVAFGLRRRDPAFGGRHVLALVPWMCVGAAGHVLYALGTLPPALVPLFGTPSAYLTTAAVAGAAWLAALATDRDDAALLASVGVVALAPTVGAVLAYGLTNGTLAPALPAAGVVGGALLGLAAGALLFRVDGGAGVAGAAGLLAVVAHGVDGVTTAVGVDLLGFGERTPASRLILEFAADLPTADALGAGWLFVAVKLAVACVVVAAVAPTVREEPRYGYALLALVTAVGLGPGVHNALLFAVSAA, encoded by the coding sequence ATGCACCCCCTCTCGCCCGCGTTCCCGACGCCGCTCGTGCTCCCGGCGGGGTTCGGGCTGCCGCCGCTCCCGTACCTGCTGGCGCTGGCGCTGGCGCTGGCAGGGGTCGCGTTCGGCCTCCGCCGGCGCGACCCCGCCTTCGGCGGCCGTCACGTCCTCGCGCTCGTCCCGTGGATGTGCGTCGGCGCCGCCGGCCACGTGTTGTACGCGCTCGGGACGCTCCCGCCGGCGCTGGTCCCGCTGTTCGGCACGCCGTCGGCGTACCTCACCACCGCCGCGGTCGCGGGCGCGGCGTGGCTGGCCGCCCTCGCGACCGACCGGGACGACGCCGCGCTGCTCGCGAGCGTCGGCGTCGTCGCGCTGGCGCCGACCGTCGGCGCCGTCCTCGCGTACGGCCTGACGAACGGGACGCTCGCCCCGGCGCTTCCGGCTGCGGGAGTCGTCGGCGGCGCGCTCCTGGGACTCGCCGCCGGCGCGCTCCTGTTCCGCGTCGACGGGGGCGCGGGCGTCGCCGGCGCCGCCGGCCTGCTCGCGGTCGTGGCCCACGGCGTCGACGGCGTCACCACCGCCGTCGGCGTCGACCTGCTCGGCTTCGGCGAGCGCACGCCCGCCTCGCGGCTGATCCTCGAGTTCGCCGCCGACCTCCCCACGGCCGACGCGCTCGGCGCCGGCTGGCTGTTCGTCGCGGTGAAGCTCGCGGTCGCGTGCGTCGTCGTCGCCGCGGTGGCGCCGACGGTGCGCGAGGAGCCGCGCTACGGCTACGCGCTGCTGGCGCTCGTCACCGCGGTCGGACTGGGACCGGGCGTCCACAACGCGCTGCTGTTCGCGGTGTCGGCGGCGTAG
- the deoC gene encoding deoxyribose-phosphate aldolase: protein MTDDTPDAFDTDTVDDPGSLDLAAFAATIDHTVLGPETTVDDVTRVLDEAADHGMNACIPPCYVAEAEEYAPDVPLATVVGFPHGQNTPEAKRDEGEDAWRAGADELDMVINVGRLKAGDDDAVVADVAEVVAAVPVPVKVIVETALLTDDELHRACAAARDADAAMVKTATGFADGGATVADVELMSEYLPVKASGGVGSYEEAIAMLEAGAVRIGASSGVDIVAGHPDA, encoded by the coding sequence ATGACCGACGACACCCCCGACGCGTTCGACACCGACACCGTCGACGACCCCGGATCGCTCGATCTCGCGGCGTTCGCCGCGACGATCGACCACACGGTACTCGGCCCGGAGACGACCGTCGACGACGTGACGCGCGTCCTCGACGAGGCGGCCGACCACGGGATGAACGCCTGCATCCCGCCCTGCTACGTCGCCGAGGCCGAGGAGTACGCCCCGGACGTGCCGCTCGCGACCGTCGTCGGCTTCCCCCACGGCCAGAACACGCCCGAGGCGAAGCGCGACGAGGGCGAGGACGCCTGGCGCGCCGGCGCCGACGAGTTGGACATGGTGATCAACGTCGGGCGGCTGAAAGCCGGCGACGACGACGCCGTGGTCGCCGACGTCGCGGAGGTCGTCGCCGCCGTCCCCGTCCCGGTGAAGGTGATCGTCGAGACCGCGCTGCTCACCGACGACGAACTGCACCGCGCCTGCGCGGCCGCCCGCGACGCCGACGCCGCGATGGTGAAGACCGCCACCGGCTTCGCCGACGGCGGCGCCACCGTCGCGGACGTCGAACTGATGAGCGAGTACCTGCCCGTGAAAGCCAGCGGCGGGGTCGGCAGCTACGAGGAGGCGATCGCGATGTTGGAGGCCGGCGCCGTCCGCATCGGCGCCTCCTCGGGCGTCGACATCGTCGCGGGTCACCCGGACGCCTGA